The following proteins are co-located in the Robbsia betulipollinis genome:
- a CDS encoding MFS transporter: MENRWAVLVLLALGLLISFVDRTSLSSALADRHFVREFALTSVDRGWLNSAVFWSYGLFQMPMGWLVDRYGVKWPYALCFLLWCIAAATTGLVNTLSALIVVRLLIGMAEAIVVPATYRYLANHFEETRKGTALGIFSIGGKMGPALGAPIAAWMIVAYSWKAMFVMTGLVGLIWLVPWLLTVRNDYPSREELAAAIHRAASVPLRNLLSSPVVWGGLINNFCYSYFAFYCMTWMPAYLVEQRGLSLERSGLYTFFSFAGIAIVAALAGWFADRIIARGRDAVAVRKCFIIAGFIGGTTVLFGAYASSLGAALFWNVLSLSLLGLVTANNLALCKLTLIPKQAVGLNTGLQQVATSLAGGVSASLSGWLLHIGGSYQLPMMAIFVFLLAGAMSTGILMRRKWAPRVNDMGERHAMAP; encoded by the coding sequence GTGGAGAATCGCTGGGCCGTTCTGGTGCTTCTCGCACTCGGACTGTTGATTTCCTTCGTCGACCGCACGAGTCTGTCGTCGGCGCTGGCGGACCGGCACTTCGTGCGGGAATTCGCGCTGACGAGCGTCGATCGCGGCTGGCTCAATTCGGCCGTTTTCTGGTCCTATGGTCTTTTCCAGATGCCCATGGGCTGGCTGGTGGACCGTTATGGCGTGAAGTGGCCCTATGCGCTTTGTTTCCTGCTGTGGTGCATCGCCGCGGCGACGACCGGTCTGGTGAACACGCTGTCCGCCCTGATCGTCGTACGACTGCTCATCGGCATGGCCGAAGCCATCGTGGTTCCGGCCACCTACCGCTATCTCGCGAACCACTTCGAGGAGACCCGGAAGGGCACGGCGCTGGGCATTTTCTCGATCGGAGGCAAGATGGGGCCGGCGCTGGGCGCGCCGATCGCGGCCTGGATGATCGTGGCGTACTCCTGGAAGGCGATGTTCGTCATGACCGGTCTGGTCGGACTGATATGGCTGGTGCCCTGGCTGCTCACGGTCCGCAACGATTATCCGTCGCGGGAGGAACTCGCGGCGGCGATCCACCGCGCCGCCTCGGTGCCGCTGAGGAATCTGCTGTCCAGCCCGGTGGTCTGGGGCGGCTTGATCAATAATTTCTGCTACAGCTATTTCGCGTTTTACTGCATGACCTGGATGCCCGCCTATCTGGTGGAGCAGCGCGGCCTCTCGCTGGAAAGGTCCGGGCTCTATACCTTCTTCAGCTTCGCCGGCATCGCGATCGTCGCGGCCCTCGCCGGCTGGTTCGCGGACCGGATCATCGCCCGCGGCCGGGACGCGGTGGCAGTGCGCAAATGCTTCATCATCGCCGGCTTCATCGGCGGCACGACCGTGCTGTTCGGTGCCTATGCGTCGTCGCTCGGCGCGGCGCTGTTCTGGAACGTGTTGTCGCTCTCGCTGCTCGGGCTGGTCACCGCGAACAATCTGGCCCTGTGCAAGCTCACCCTGATCCCGAAACAGGCGGTCGGGTTGAACACGGGCCTGCAGCAGGTGGCCACCAGTCTCGCCGGCGGGGTATCGGCCAGCCTGTCGGGCTGGCTGCTGCATATCGGCGGCAGCTACCAACTGCCCATGATGGCCATCTTCGTGTTTTTGCTGGCGGGTGCCATGAGCACCGGCATCCTGATGCGGCGCAAATGGGCGCCGCGGGTCAATGACATGGGGGAAAGACATGCAATGGCGCCTTGA
- a CDS encoding porin gives MKILRSALCLASVCVASVAHGQSTLTLYGVMDNGIEFQNGGAGSAVRAVSSGLFATVYGLRGAEDLGGGTILNFTLEQGFSGETGAATVATAAFNRLAWIGIAGTYGEFRLGRQKKPEYLFLNAQMDPTAVKSFASPINNFQDPTVRANNAITYFSPTIMGLTAQVMVAMRDSTTKPQNGLELYNGVLRYLNGPFHAVIGYEQWGSATGTTLQRVFRSGVSYDFGHLRLYAAFESEKLSNHTEDLDIYALSASYAFNPANFLSVLYGYAHDKTGQGNNAQQLGTIYEYFFSKRTILYAAGGVIQNRNYADFTLDGTQYSGIAGAPGGYAKAVILGMTHKF, from the coding sequence GTGAAAATACTGCGAAGTGCATTGTGTCTGGCATCGGTTTGCGTTGCCAGTGTCGCCCATGGGCAATCCACCCTCACGCTCTATGGCGTGATGGACAATGGCATCGAATTCCAGAACGGGGGAGCGGGTTCGGCGGTTCGGGCGGTGTCCAGCGGACTTTTCGCGACGGTATATGGCTTGCGGGGGGCGGAAGACCTCGGCGGCGGAACGATACTGAACTTCACGCTGGAACAAGGTTTTTCGGGCGAAACCGGCGCCGCCACCGTCGCGACCGCGGCGTTCAACCGCCTGGCGTGGATCGGCATAGCCGGTACCTACGGCGAATTTCGCCTCGGCCGGCAGAAAAAGCCGGAATATCTGTTTTTGAACGCCCAGATGGATCCCACGGCGGTGAAAAGCTTCGCGTCGCCGATCAACAACTTTCAGGATCCGACGGTCCGGGCCAATAACGCCATCACGTATTTCTCGCCCACGATCATGGGCCTGACGGCGCAGGTCATGGTGGCCATGCGCGACTCCACCACGAAACCCCAGAATGGCCTGGAACTGTACAACGGCGTGTTGCGCTACCTGAATGGCCCGTTTCACGCCGTGATCGGTTACGAGCAGTGGGGCAGTGCGACCGGAACCACGCTCCAACGCGTCTTCCGCAGCGGCGTCTCCTACGATTTCGGTCACCTCAGACTGTACGCCGCCTTCGAATCCGAAAAGCTGAGCAACCATACCGAAGATCTCGATATTTACGCGCTATCCGCGTCCTATGCCTTCAACCCGGCGAATTTTCTGTCGGTGTTGTACGGCTACGCGCATGACAAGACGGGTCAGGGAAACAATGCCCAGCAGTTGGGGACGATCTACGAGTATTTCTTCTCGAAGCGCACCATTCTCTATGCGGCGGGCGGCGTCATCCAGAACCGAAACTACGCCGATTTCACCCTGGACGGCACGCAATATTCCGGCATTGCCGGCGCTCCGGGGGGCTATGCGAAAGCCGTCATTCTCGGGATGACGCACAAATTCTGA
- a CDS encoding NAD(P)/FAD-dependent oxidoreductase gives MRQQEKGSVLVVGAGIVGLCTAYELRKAGFDVVVLDRSPVASECSSGNAGAISSRSVVPLAMPGLMKSVPGMLLDPTGPLYLPMSYLLRAAPWLVRFVASAKPERVAAISRALDALLSESVPLHHALAAEVGCPGRVQDTGQLHLYPDAAAMHKDRQGWAIKEAYGLTSEFVEGARIRELEPQVGPGYEAGLFLPDQAWVSDPLEYGRAIARAARERGVTFEQSAVRAIRRAGTAWEAETEAGMRRADQVVLAAGAWSARLLAPLGVAVPLESQRGYHVHVGESGLRLQRQVVLVDRKVFITQMESGLRVAGTVEFGGLERHADARRAALLFEHARRGLPALRPDAARTTWMGHRPCLPDSLPVIGPAPGHAGLWCAFGHGHLGLTGSAATARLMASALTGQLDPARLAPFSADRF, from the coding sequence ATGAGGCAGCAGGAGAAGGGATCGGTGCTGGTGGTGGGTGCCGGGATTGTCGGCTTGTGCACCGCGTACGAACTGCGCAAGGCCGGTTTCGACGTCGTCGTGCTCGACCGCAGCCCGGTCGCGAGCGAGTGCTCATCGGGCAATGCAGGGGCGATCTCCTCGCGTTCGGTCGTGCCGCTGGCGATGCCGGGGTTGATGAAATCGGTGCCCGGCATGCTTCTCGATCCGACGGGACCCCTCTATCTGCCGATGAGTTATCTCCTGCGGGCCGCGCCCTGGCTGGTGCGCTTCGTCGCATCGGCCAAGCCCGAGCGGGTCGCCGCCATCTCCCGCGCGCTCGATGCGTTGCTCTCCGAATCCGTGCCGCTGCATCACGCGCTGGCGGCCGAAGTGGGCTGCCCGGGCCGGGTGCAGGACACCGGTCAACTGCATCTTTACCCGGATGCGGCGGCCATGCACAAGGATCGCCAGGGATGGGCGATCAAGGAAGCGTACGGACTCACCTCGGAATTCGTCGAGGGCGCGCGGATCCGGGAGCTCGAACCGCAGGTTGGCCCCGGTTATGAGGCGGGCCTGTTCCTGCCGGACCAGGCCTGGGTGTCGGACCCGCTCGAGTACGGTCGTGCGATCGCGCGTGCCGCCCGCGAGCGCGGCGTGACCTTCGAACAGAGCGCGGTGCGGGCGATCCGGCGCGCGGGCACGGCGTGGGAAGCCGAAACCGAAGCGGGAATGCGCCGTGCCGATCAGGTGGTCTTGGCCGCGGGCGCGTGGTCCGCGCGCTTGCTGGCGCCGCTCGGCGTGGCGGTGCCGCTCGAATCGCAGCGCGGCTACCACGTGCACGTGGGCGAATCGGGCCTGCGCCTGCAACGCCAGGTAGTGCTGGTGGACCGCAAGGTCTTCATCACCCAGATGGAAAGCGGGCTGCGCGTGGCGGGCACCGTGGAGTTCGGTGGCCTCGAACGGCACGCGGATGCGCGCCGCGCCGCGCTGCTCTTCGAGCATGCGCGGCGCGGTCTGCCGGCATTGCGGCCCGACGCCGCGCGCACGACCTGGATGGGTCATCGCCCCTGTCTGCCCGACTCGCTTCCCGTCATCGGGCCGGCGCCCGGACACGCGGGGCTATGGTGTGCCTTCGGCCACGGCCATCTCGGCCTGACCGGTTCGGCGGCGACGGCCCGGCTGATGGCGTCGGCGCTGACGGGACAGCTCGATCCGGCGCGTCTGGCGCCTTTCTCCGCCGATCGGTTCTGA
- a CDS encoding methyl-accepting chemotaxis protein: protein MLKQIRIKTKLITGFAILAAMVLLVSGLSLRALDQSTDAFSNLVNGVIARADLAARLRTAVDRRAIAARNLVLVTSATDIAIEKTAVNQAEQDVETNLAQLQEMMSTGRDVSDNGRVLVGEMVRVETLYRPVAADIVALTLKGRRDAAILRLDNDCRPLLAALIGATDAYARQTHDHQQALVQRYADTFRMQRNLQIAVCLAALVLAAAAGAIITRAIAGPIGTAVDVARTVARGDLRSRIVIDRDDETGELLRALRDMNTCLTDTVGRVRDSSSAIGGAAREIATGNMDLSQRTDEQAAALEETAASMEQLTAAVRQNTENARQASTLAGRASGVARQGSDVVGRVVMTMQGISESADQIADITGIIEGIAFQTNILALNAAVEAARAGEQGRGFAVVASEVRSLAQRSAGAAKEIKALITASVSKVRDGALLANEAGQTMADVTREVEGVSRIMGEIATASIEQSRGIEQVNHAVAQMDDVTQQNAALVEQAAAAAQSLEDQGRQLNAAVAFFVTEGISTQPGEYR from the coding sequence ATGCTCAAACAGATCAGAATCAAAACCAAACTGATCACCGGATTCGCTATCCTCGCGGCAATGGTGTTGCTGGTATCCGGTCTATCCCTTCGCGCGCTCGATCAATCGACGGACGCGTTCTCGAATCTCGTCAACGGCGTGATCGCGCGCGCGGACCTGGCCGCCAGGCTGCGCACCGCCGTGGACCGCCGCGCCATCGCCGCCCGCAATCTGGTTCTGGTCACCAGCGCAACGGATATCGCCATCGAAAAAACCGCGGTGAATCAAGCCGAGCAGGACGTCGAGACCAATCTGGCGCAGTTGCAGGAAATGATGTCGACCGGGCGCGATGTCAGCGATAACGGCCGTGTACTGGTCGGCGAAATGGTGCGCGTTGAGACACTCTACCGGCCTGTCGCCGCCGACATCGTCGCACTGACGCTGAAGGGTCGGCGCGACGCCGCGATCCTCCGCCTCGACAACGACTGCCGTCCGCTGCTCGCCGCGCTGATCGGCGCCACCGACGCCTACGCGCGGCAGACCCACGACCACCAGCAGGCGCTGGTGCAGCGCTACGCGGACACGTTCAGGATGCAGCGCAATCTGCAGATCGCCGTTTGTCTGGCCGCGCTCGTGCTGGCCGCCGCCGCGGGCGCGATCATCACGCGCGCGATCGCCGGTCCGATCGGCACCGCCGTCGACGTGGCGCGTACCGTCGCCCGGGGCGACCTGCGCAGCCGCATCGTCATCGACCGCGACGACGAAACCGGCGAACTGCTGCGCGCGTTGCGCGACATGAACACCTGCCTGACCGATACGGTCGGCCGCGTTCGCGACAGCAGCAGCGCGATCGGCGGCGCGGCGCGGGAAATCGCCACCGGCAATATGGACCTCAGCCAGCGCACGGACGAGCAGGCCGCGGCCCTGGAAGAAACGGCGGCGAGCATGGAACAGCTCACCGCGGCGGTCAGGCAGAATACCGAGAACGCGCGACAGGCCAGCACGCTCGCCGGCCGCGCCTCGGGCGTCGCGCGTCAGGGCAGCGACGTGGTAGGGCGTGTCGTGATGACGATGCAGGGCATCAGCGAGAGCGCGGACCAGATCGCCGACATCACCGGCATCATCGAGGGCATCGCGTTCCAGACCAACATCCTGGCGCTCAATGCGGCGGTGGAGGCGGCGCGCGCCGGCGAACAGGGCCGTGGCTTCGCCGTGGTGGCCAGCGAGGTGCGCAGCCTCGCCCAGCGCTCCGCCGGCGCGGCCAAGGAGATCAAGGCATTGATCACCGCCTCGGTGAGCAAGGTGCGCGATGGCGCGCTCCTGGCGAACGAAGCCGGGCAGACGATGGCGGACGTCACGCGCGAGGTGGAGGGCGTGTCGCGCATCATGGGCGAGATCGCCACGGCATCCATCGAACAAAGCCGGGGCATCGAGCAAGTCAACCACGCGGTCGCGCAGATGGACGATGTGACCCAGCAGAACGCGGCGCTGGTCGAACAGGCGGCCGCGGCGGCGCAATCGCTGGAAGACCAGGGAAGGCAACTCAACGCCGCCGTCGCGTTCTTCGTCACCGAGGGCATCTCAACCCAGCCAGGCGAATATCGATAG
- a CDS encoding 2-hydroxycarboxylate transporter family protein, translating to MQEKQEGALPAGVGRGGGKEGWWAFFDVQIGVLPLPVYLVLVCVLGAMTVWGKLAADLPTGIALVAVGGFTCAELAKRIPWIRHVGATSIFAAFLPSAMIYYHAMPDAITKSVTAFTKNTNFLYLFIAAIIVGSVLGMDRQTLIRGFAKIFVPVFAGSVAAAIVGTGVGTLLGLGAKHTLFFVVVPIMAGGVGEGALPLSAGFAQTLGVSQGPLFAQVLSAVMLGNIVAICCAGVLHYLGTRRPEWTGNGQLMRAMPPSPAVDTAAVTAGAAGAAGAAVTAGAAAGAAAGAAAGAAAGAAAGAAAGSAAPSPATPGAAAGPLMDVRWLAAAGAMAIAMYLIGELSHQWFGWPAPVVMLLLVTAAQLLQVVSPRVRDGARIMYGFFSTAVTYPLMFAISVAMTPWGEIVTAFHWANILTATATVVTLVVTGFFVGRRVGMHPVEAAMVNATHSGLGGTGDVAILTAGNRMALMPFAQIATRIGGALTVLLALSIFAWLG from the coding sequence ATGCAGGAGAAACAGGAGGGTGCCCTGCCGGCCGGCGTAGGGCGCGGCGGCGGAAAGGAGGGGTGGTGGGCCTTCTTCGATGTACAGATCGGCGTTTTGCCGCTACCGGTCTATCTCGTGCTGGTTTGCGTGCTGGGCGCGATGACGGTCTGGGGCAAGCTCGCGGCCGATCTGCCCACCGGCATCGCCCTCGTCGCGGTCGGCGGTTTCACGTGCGCGGAGCTGGCCAAGCGTATTCCGTGGATCCGCCATGTCGGCGCGACGTCGATCTTCGCCGCCTTCCTGCCGTCGGCGATGATCTACTATCACGCGATGCCCGACGCCATCACGAAATCGGTGACGGCGTTCACGAAGAACACGAATTTCCTGTATCTGTTCATCGCGGCGATCATCGTCGGCAGCGTCCTCGGCATGGACCGGCAGACCCTGATTCGCGGTTTCGCGAAAATCTTCGTTCCGGTGTTCGCCGGTTCCGTCGCCGCGGCCATCGTGGGCACGGGCGTGGGCACCTTGCTCGGCCTGGGCGCCAAACATACCTTGTTTTTCGTCGTCGTACCGATCATGGCCGGAGGCGTGGGCGAAGGCGCGCTGCCCTTGTCGGCGGGATTCGCGCAAACGCTGGGCGTCTCGCAGGGGCCGCTTTTCGCGCAGGTCCTGTCCGCGGTGATGCTTGGCAACATCGTGGCGATCTGTTGCGCGGGCGTGCTGCACTATCTGGGGACGCGGCGGCCCGAATGGACCGGCAACGGCCAGTTGATGCGGGCGATGCCGCCATCGCCCGCCGTCGATACGGCGGCAGTCACGGCAGGAGCGGCAGGAGCGGCAGGAGCGGCAGTCACGGCAGGAGCGGCGGCAGGAGCGGCGGCAGGAGCGGCGGCAGGAGCGGCGGCAGGAGCGGCGGCAGGAGCGGCGGCAGGAAGCGCCGCGCCTTCCCCGGCGACGCCGGGGGCCGCCGCGGGTCCCCTGATGGACGTGCGCTGGCTGGCCGCGGCGGGCGCCATGGCGATCGCGATGTATCTCATCGGCGAACTCAGTCACCAATGGTTCGGCTGGCCCGCGCCCGTCGTGATGCTGCTGCTCGTGACCGCGGCGCAGTTGCTTCAGGTCGTCTCGCCCCGCGTGCGCGACGGGGCGCGCATCATGTACGGTTTCTTCTCGACGGCGGTCACCTATCCGCTGATGTTCGCCATCAGCGTGGCGATGACGCCGTGGGGAGAAATCGTCACCGCGTTCCACTGGGCGAATATCCTGACCGCCACCGCGACGGTCGTGACGCTGGTCGTGACGGGTTTCTTCGTGGGCCGCCGTGTCGGCATGCATCCGGTGGAAGCCGCCATGGTGAATGCCACGCATAGCGGCCTGGGCGGCACCGGCGACGTCGCGATCCTGACGGCCGGCAACCGCATGGCCTTGATGCCGTTCGCGCAGATCGCGACGCGCATCGGCGGTGCGCTGACGGTACTGCTGGCGCTATCGATATTCGCCTGGCTGGGTTGA
- a CDS encoding CaiB/BaiF CoA transferase family protein, whose protein sequence is MNGPSRRPATTPATRGPLSGIRVLDLSAYIAGPYGCSLLADQGAEVIKIEPPSGDNLRKYPSTLESESRAFLGVNRSKLGLVLDLKKPEDLATLDVLVTQADVLVHNFRPGVPLRLRIDYERLREINPRLVYCAVTGYGETGPLKGKAGYDQVLQTMTGMCAMQGKEDGPPEILYGSVVDYYAASLLAGAVSSALFERERSGAGQYVGVSLLRSALAMQSARLIWAEGEPREVNRDMRSGGITGLHPTLDGYIYISANTPHFWEALCRKTGLDALAGDSRFDSVKKRALHVDEIVPQLHAALREKSARDWENLFGDEVPCAAARTVEDMFDHPQVLAEDMIAHFDHPAVGAYRGLKRAVHFGRTPGPEPYAAPAFGQDSEWVLREFGKKRE, encoded by the coding sequence ATGAACGGCCCCTCCCGGAGACCGGCAACGACGCCCGCGACGCGTGGACCGCTGAGCGGCATCCGCGTGCTCGATCTGAGCGCCTACATCGCGGGTCCCTATGGCTGCAGCCTGTTGGCGGACCAGGGCGCGGAAGTGATCAAGATCGAGCCGCCCAGCGGCGACAATCTGCGGAAATACCCTTCGACGCTGGAAAGCGAAAGCCGCGCGTTCCTGGGGGTCAACCGCAGCAAGCTGGGGCTGGTGCTCGACCTGAAAAAACCCGAGGATCTCGCCACGCTCGACGTGCTGGTGACGCAGGCCGACGTGCTGGTGCACAACTTCCGGCCGGGCGTTCCCCTGCGCCTGCGGATCGACTACGAACGTCTGCGCGAGATCAATCCACGGCTGGTCTATTGCGCGGTGACCGGCTACGGCGAAACCGGACCCTTGAAGGGCAAGGCGGGCTACGACCAGGTATTGCAGACCATGACCGGCATGTGCGCGATGCAGGGCAAGGAGGACGGGCCGCCCGAAATCCTGTACGGCTCGGTGGTGGACTATTACGCGGCGTCGCTGCTGGCCGGCGCGGTGTCCTCCGCGCTGTTCGAGCGCGAGCGCAGCGGCGCGGGTCAATATGTCGGCGTGTCGTTGCTGCGCAGCGCGCTTGCCATGCAGTCGGCGCGACTGATCTGGGCCGAGGGAGAGCCCCGGGAGGTCAACCGCGACATGCGCTCGGGCGGCATCACCGGGCTGCATCCCACGCTCGACGGGTATATCTATATTTCCGCGAACACGCCGCATTTCTGGGAAGCCCTGTGCCGCAAGACCGGCCTGGACGCGCTGGCGGGGGACAGCCGCTTCGATTCGGTCAAGAAGCGTGCGTTGCACGTCGACGAGATCGTGCCGCAGCTCCATGCCGCATTGCGCGAGAAAAGCGCGCGCGACTGGGAAAATCTGTTTGGCGACGAGGTGCCCTGCGCCGCCGCCCGCACGGTGGAAGACATGTTCGATCATCCGCAGGTGCTCGCGGAAGACATGATCGCCCATTTCGACCATCCGGCGGTGGGCGCGTATCGCGGCCTGAAGCGCGCCGTCCACTTCGGTCGCACGCCCGGGCCGGAACCGTATGCGGCACCGGCTTTCGGACAGGATTCCGAATGGGTGCTGCGGGAATTCGGCAAAAAACGAGAGTAA
- a CDS encoding HpcH/HpaI aldolase/citrate lyase family protein, producing the protein MKSKLFVPGSRPELFAKALAGPADAVSFDLEDAVAEAVKPQARAHLRRFLLDTAQGEARFSGKTVIVRVNPVDSPHFDADLAEIVRDGVTLLNLPKPRHPDDVLDAVRRLERAERANGVQTPIGLLLNIESPTALRQAYALASSHPRVQGLQLGLGDLFEPLGIARHETAAVQQAMFAMRMAAGEAGVFAYDAAFADIRDQTGFQAEARLAKHLGFIGKSCIHPSQVALANAVFAPTPDEIAHARRVVDAAQGAHADQVGAWVVDGKMIDAPFLARARAILAQAGRIVEQGDSI; encoded by the coding sequence ATGAAAAGCAAACTATTCGTTCCCGGGTCCCGCCCCGAACTCTTCGCCAAGGCGCTGGCCGGCCCGGCCGATGCGGTGTCCTTCGATCTCGAAGACGCCGTAGCGGAGGCGGTCAAGCCGCAGGCCCGCGCGCATCTCAGGCGGTTTCTGCTCGATACGGCGCAAGGCGAAGCGCGGTTTTCCGGGAAAACCGTGATCGTTCGGGTCAACCCCGTCGACTCGCCGCATTTCGATGCCGATCTCGCGGAAATCGTGCGCGACGGCGTCACGCTGCTCAATCTGCCGAAACCCCGCCACCCCGACGACGTCCTCGACGCCGTGCGGCGCCTCGAGCGGGCCGAGCGCGCCAACGGCGTGCAAACGCCGATCGGCCTGCTGCTCAATATCGAATCGCCCACCGCACTGCGGCAGGCCTATGCACTGGCGTCGAGCCATCCGCGGGTGCAGGGTCTGCAATTGGGTCTGGGCGATCTGTTCGAACCGCTGGGCATCGCGCGGCACGAGACCGCGGCGGTACAGCAGGCGATGTTCGCGATGCGCATGGCCGCCGGAGAAGCCGGGGTCTTCGCCTACGACGCCGCGTTCGCCGATATCCGCGACCAGACGGGATTCCAGGCGGAAGCGCGGCTGGCGAAGCACCTGGGTTTCATCGGCAAGAGCTGCATTCATCCCAGTCAGGTCGCTCTGGCGAATGCGGTGTTCGCGCCCACGCCCGACGAAATCGCTCACGCGCGGCGGGTCGTCGACGCCGCGCAAGGCGCCCACGCCGATCAGGTCGGCGCCTGGGTCGTCGACGGAAAAATGATCGATGCGCCGTTTCTGGCGCGGGCCCGCGCCATCCTCGCGCAGGCGGGCCGCATCGTCGAACAAGGAGACAGCATATGA
- a CDS encoding LysR substrate-binding domain-containing protein yields METAFLASFVLVVETGSMAEAARRLDLSAAAVAQQIRALEREFGAPLLARAGRTVSVTPAGSRIVAQSRALLRDLADIKVAANDQHATGELRLGTINTALHNFLPDILADFTEAHPHVKVFIQSGTSAELYDALNQGDVDAAVCTHPVFSIPKAFAWRLLREEPLVVIAPRRLAARDPHELLAHAPLIRYDRTLSGGREADRYLRRMGIVPNERLELSSLLAIAMMVDRGLGVSLAPDVASPLTGDLALARLSLPEASEPRRFGMLWKRASVREPLIQRFVDTAARHAGTVGH; encoded by the coding sequence ATGGAAACGGCATTCCTGGCGAGCTTCGTCCTGGTGGTCGAAACGGGGTCGATGGCCGAGGCGGCGCGACGGCTGGATCTCTCCGCGGCCGCGGTCGCGCAGCAGATCCGCGCGCTCGAACGGGAGTTCGGTGCGCCGCTGCTGGCGCGCGCGGGGCGCACCGTGTCGGTCACGCCGGCGGGCAGCCGCATCGTCGCGCAGTCGCGCGCATTGCTGCGCGATCTGGCGGACATCAAGGTGGCCGCGAACGATCAGCATGCGACCGGCGAACTGCGCCTCGGCACCATCAACACCGCGCTGCACAATTTTCTCCCGGACATCCTGGCCGATTTCACCGAGGCCCATCCGCACGTCAAGGTCTTCATTCAGTCCGGCACTTCCGCGGAACTCTATGACGCATTGAACCAGGGCGATGTCGACGCCGCGGTCTGCACGCATCCGGTGTTCTCCATCCCCAAGGCGTTCGCCTGGCGCCTGCTGCGCGAGGAACCGCTGGTCGTCATCGCGCCGCGGCGGCTGGCGGCGCGGGACCCGCACGAACTGCTCGCGCATGCGCCGCTGATCCGCTATGACCGCACGCTGTCCGGGGGCCGGGAGGCGGACCGCTACCTGCGCCGCATGGGCATCGTGCCGAACGAGCGGCTCGAACTGAGCTCCCTTCTCGCCATCGCGATGATGGTCGATCGCGGCCTGGGCGTATCGCTCGCGCCGGATGTCGCGTCGCCGCTCACCGGCGATCTCGCCCTCGCCCGTCTCTCCCTGCCGGAAGCCTCCGAGCCGCGCCGCTTCGGCATGCTGTGGAAACGCGCGTCCGTGCGCGAGCCGCTGATCCAGCGCTTCGTCGACACCGCCGCGCGGCACGCGGGCACCGTTGGTCATTGA